A genomic region of Bernardetia sp. ABR2-2B contains the following coding sequences:
- the ricT gene encoding regulatory iron-sulfur-containing complex subunit RicT, with protein sequence MSCNSCATNAQQTDTELDEQNEEPKGCKSNGNCGTSGCNRLNSFDWLSQMELPDTKPFEIIEVKFKGGRKAFCRNINNLHLITGDAVTLEVERGFHVGHVSLQGELVRLQMRKKRIKMDDESICKIERKATQADLDKLIEARNRELPTMYRTREIINQQSLGMKLSDVEYQADCTKATFYYSADSRVDFRELIRMLAAEFRIRIEMRQISLRQEASRVGGIGVCGRELCCSTWLTDFKPVSTTAARYQNLSLNTSKLSGQCGKLKCCLNYELDTYLDALKDIPEVKYLRTQEGEAQLQKTDIFKKLMWFSYSSENVWHALSIEEVNLILKLNAKKEFPPSLKPSEWLSEGETSDTTLQDNHIIDAEEFERNVRLKENKKDVGTEKIRKRRNRTRRPRKKAK encoded by the coding sequence ATGAGTTGTAATTCATGTGCAACTAATGCACAACAAACAGATACAGAATTAGATGAACAAAATGAAGAACCAAAAGGCTGTAAGAGCAATGGAAATTGTGGCACTTCGGGTTGTAATCGTCTAAATTCTTTTGATTGGCTTTCTCAAATGGAACTCCCTGATACAAAGCCGTTTGAGATTATAGAAGTAAAATTTAAAGGAGGCAGAAAAGCCTTTTGTAGAAATATAAATAATCTTCATTTAATTACAGGCGATGCCGTAACATTGGAAGTTGAACGAGGCTTTCATGTGGGTCATGTGTCCTTACAAGGTGAGCTAGTACGCCTTCAAATGCGAAAAAAACGCATCAAAATGGATGATGAAAGCATTTGTAAAATTGAAAGAAAGGCTACACAAGCAGACCTAGACAAACTCATTGAAGCTAGAAATAGAGAGCTTCCAACAATGTATCGAACACGAGAAATTATCAACCAACAGAGTTTGGGAATGAAACTTTCTGATGTTGAATATCAAGCAGATTGCACAAAAGCCACCTTTTATTATTCGGCAGATTCAAGAGTTGATTTTCGTGAACTTATCCGAATGTTAGCAGCAGAATTCAGAATTCGTATCGAAATGCGACAAATTAGCCTCCGTCAAGAAGCCAGTCGTGTGGGTGGAATTGGAGTTTGTGGGCGTGAGCTTTGCTGTTCGACGTGGCTTACTGATTTCAAACCTGTAAGCACAACAGCTGCACGTTATCAAAACCTTTCTCTAAATACATCCAAACTTTCAGGGCAATGTGGAAAGTTAAAATGTTGCTTGAATTATGAACTAGACACTTATTTAGACGCTCTTAAAGATATTCCAGAAGTGAAGTATTTGCGTACACAAGAAGGTGAAGCACAATTACAAAAAACGGATATTTTTAAGAAGTTGATGTGGTTTAGTTATAGTTCAGAAAACGTATGGCACGCATTATCTATCGAAGAAGTAAATCTAATTTTGAAACTCAATGCAAAAAAAGAATTTCCTCCATCTTTAAAACCTTCTGAGTGGCTTTCAGAAGGCGAAACATCAGATACAACGCTTCAAGATAATCATATTATTGATGCTGAAGAGTTTGAAAGAAATGTAAGACTAAAAGAAAACAAAAAAGATGTTGGCACAGAAAAAATTCGTAAGAGAAGAAACAGAACAAGAAGACCACGAAAGAAAGCAAAATAA